A stretch of the Elephas maximus indicus isolate mEleMax1 chromosome 3, mEleMax1 primary haplotype, whole genome shotgun sequence genome encodes the following:
- the PRDM9 gene encoding histone-lysine N-methyltransferase PRDM9 gives MLTPRPRTPKARPPGPDAPSPARRRPAPRALTPRPRTPKARPPGPDAPPLPEARQAPPPPSAPRPGQRLLHTWGREGTFGNHPTRMHDSDSRTEPSSAGLPHRLEPVEHQSPLSAPTDAWTRRPRAANPRGVGVTFRRGGKIWSPTHSPHPNWVLSVHRALPEEPQVLRDGASGWAARESRGDANRTRGASAMLQTLIRLHKLSGRDLQMPACETPDLTPRGSKSRQLEGPPNSLSTRDPKPPYRAVALGWDTPGWAGGGAGTMSPARAAKKNPRGDVGSAGRTPTAKDTFRDISIYFSKEEWAEMGEWEKFRYRNVKRNYEALVTIGLRAPRPAFMCHRRQAIKAQVDNTEDSDEEWTPRQQVKPPSVASRAEQSRHQKGTPKALLGNESSLKEVSGTAILLNTTGSEQAQKPVSSPGEASTSDQPSRRKLEPRRNEVEVKMYNLRERKGLEYQEVSEPQDDDYLYCEKCQNFFIDTCAVHGAPMFVKDSPVDRGHPNHSALTLPPGLRIGPSSIPKAGLGVWNEASELPLGLHFGPYEGQVTEDKEAANSGYSWLITKGKNCYEYVDGKDESWANWMRYVNCARDEEEQNLVAFQYHRQIFYRTCRTIQPDCELLVWYGDEYGQELGIKWGSRWKKELTSGTGEPKPEIHPCPSCRLAFSSQKFLSQHMKHSHPSPPFPGTPERKYLQPEDPRPGGRRQQRSEQHMWSDKAEDPEAGDGSRLVFERTRRGCISKACSSLPKGQIGSSREGNRMMETKPSPGQKANPEDAEKLFLGVGTSRIAKVRCRECGQGFSQKSVLIRHQKTHSGEKPYVCGECGRGFSVKSVLITHQRTHSGEKPYVCGECGRGFSVKSVLITHQRTHSGEKPYVCGECGRGFSQKSDLIRHQKTHSGEKPYVCGECGRGFSVKSVLITHQRTHSGEKPYVCGECGRGFSQKSDLIKHQRTHSGEKPYVCGECGRGFSVKSVLITHQRTHSGEKPYVCGECGRGFSQKSDLIKHQRTHSGEKPYVCGECGRGFSQKSDLIKHQRTHSGEKPYVCGECGRGFSQKSVLIKHQRTHSGEKPYSCGECGRGFSRKSVLITHQRTHSGEKPYVCGECGRGFSQKSNLITHQRTHSGEKPYVCRECGRGFSRKSNLITHQRTHSGEKPYVCGECGRGFSQKSVLITHQRTHSGEKPYVCRECGRGFSRKSVLITHQRTHSGEKPYVCGECRRGFSVKSALIGHGRRKCSKSAEPLHFPRVSRDQK, from the exons ATGCTCAC GCCCCGCCCCCGCACGCCGAAGGCCCGCCCACCAGGCCCTGACGCCCCATCCCCCGCACGCCGAAGGCCCGCCCCCCGGGCCCTGACGCCCCGCCCCCGCACGCCGAAGGCCCGCCCGCCGGGCCCTGACGCCCCGCCCCTCCCCGAGGCCCGGCAGGCCCCGCCTCCGCCCTCAGCGCCTCGCCCGGGGCAGCGCCTGCTCCACACTTGGGGGCGCGAGGGAACGTTTGGAAACCACCCCACCCGCATGCATGACTCCGACAGCCGTACTGAGCCGTCGTCGGCCGGGCTGCCCCACCGACTGGAGCCCGTGGAGCATCAGTCACCTCTCTCAGCTCCCACGGACGCCTGGACCCGGAGACCCAGAGCAGCCAATCCCCGCGGGGTGGGCGTGACCTTCCGCAGGGGCGGGAAGATCTGGTCCCCCACCCACAGCCCACATCCCAACTGGGTTCTGTCCG TTCACCGCGCCCTTCCTGAGGAGCCGCAGGTGCTCAGAGACGGCGCCAGCGGGTGGGCAGCGCGGGAGAGCCGAGGGGACGCTAACAGGACACGGGGTGCTTCTGCCATGCTTCAGACCCTTATAAGGCTTCATAAGCTGTCCGGCCGAGACCTTCAAATGCCAGCCTGCGAGACCCCAGATCTCACCCCGAGAGGCTCCAAATCCCGCCAGCTTGAGGGACCTCCAAACTCCCTCAGCACGAGAGACCCCAAACCCCCTTACC GCGCTGTGGCCTTGGGCTGGGACACTCCGGGCTGGGCCGGGGGCGGTGCTGGTACCATGAGCCCCGCCAGGGCAGCCAAGAAGAACCCTAGGGGAGATGTGGGGAGCGCTGGGAGGACGCCCACG GCCAAGGACACTTTCAGAGACATTTCCATTTACTTCTCCAAGGAAGAGTGGGCGGAGATGGGAGAGTGGGAGAAATTCCGCTACAGGAATGTGAAAAGGAACTACGAGGCGCTGGTCACTATAG GTCTTAGAGCCCCTCGCCCAGCTTTCATGTGTCACCGCAGGCAGGCCATCAAAGCCCAGGTGGATAACACTGAGGATTCTGATGAGGAATGGACACCTAGGCAGCAAG TCAAACCTCCTTCGGTGGCCTCCCGGGCGGAGCAGAGTAGACACCAGAAG GGAACGCCCAAGGCGCTGCTAGGTAATGAATCTAGTTTGAAGGAAGTGTCAGGAACAGCAATTTTGCTGAACACAACTGGCTCAGAGCAGGCCCAGAAGCCGGTGTCGTCTCCTGGAGAAGCAAGTACCTCTGATCAGCCCTCGAGGCGGAAACTGG AGCCCAGGAGAAATGAGGTTGAGGTGAAGATGTACAACCTGCGAGAAAGAAAGGGCCTCGAGTACCAGGAGGTCAGTGAGCCCCAGGATGACGACTACCTTT ATTGTGAGAAGTGCCAGAACTTCTTCATCGACACCTGTGCAGTTCATGGGGCCCCAATGTTTGTAAAGGACAGCCCTGTAGACAGGGGGCACCCCAATCACTCAGCCCTCACTCTGCCCCCTGGGCTGAGAATTGGACCATCCAGCATCCCCAAGGCTGGGCTCGGAGTATGGAACGAGGCGTCCGAGCTGCCACTGGGCCTTCATTTTGGACCCTATGAGGGCCAGGTGACAGAAGACAAGGAGGCAGCCAACAGCGGCTACTCCTGGCTG ATCACCAAGGGGAAGAACTGCTATGAGTATGTGGATGGAAAGGACGAGTCTTGGGCCAACTGGATGAG GTATGTGAACTGCGCCCGGGACGAGGAGGAGCAGAACCTGGTGGCCTTTCAGTACCACAGGCAGATCTTCTACCGGACCTGCCGCACCATCCAGCCTGACTGTGAACTGCTAGTCTGGTATGGGGACGAGTACGGCCAGGAGCTGGGCATCAAGTGGGGCAGCAGGTGGAAGAAGGAGCTCACTTCAGGGACAG GAGAACCAAAGCCAGAGATCCACCCATGTCCCTCCTGCCGTCTGGCCTTCTCCAGTCAGAAATTCCTCAGCCAACACATGAAGCACAGCCACCCCTCTCCGCCCTTCCCAGGAACACCTGAAAGAAAATACCTCCAACCAGAGGACCCCCGGCCAGGGGGTCGGAGGCAGCAGCGTTCTGAGCAACACATGTGGAGTGACAAAGCAGAAGACCCAGAGGCTGGAGATGGGTCCAGACTGGTGTTTGAAAGGACAAGGCGGGGGTGTATTTCAAAGGCCTGCTCCAGCCTACCCAAAGGACAAATAGGGAGCTCTAGGGAGGGTAACAGAATGATGGAGACAAAGCCCAGCCCAGGCCAGAAAGCGAATCCTGAGGACGCAGAGAAATTATTCCTGGGGGTAGGAACCTCAAGAATTGCAAAAGTCAGGTGTAGAGAGTGTGGACAAGGCTTTAGCCAGAAGTCAGTcctcatcaggcaccagaagacacACTCGGGGGAGAAGCCCTATGTCTGCGGGGAGTGTGGGCGAGGCTTTAGTGTAAAGTCAGTCCTCATCACACACCAGAGGACACACTCGGGGGAGAAGCCCTATGTCTGCGGCGAGTGTGGGCGAGGCTTTAGTGTAAAGTCAGTCCTCATCACACACCAGAGGACACACTCGGGGGAGAAGCCCTATGTCTGCGGGGAGTGTGGGCGAGGCTTTAGCCAGAAGTCAGAtctcatcaggcaccagaagacacACTCGGGGGAGAAGCCCTATGTCTGCGGGGAGTGTGGGCGAGGCTTTAGTGTAAAGTCAGTCCTCATCACACACCAGAGGACACACTCGGGGGAGAAGCCCTATGTCTGCGGGGAGTGTGGGCGAGGCTTTAGCCAGAAGTCAGATCTCATCAAacaccagaggacacactcaggGGAGAAGCCCTATGTCTGCGGCGAGTGTGGGCGAGGCTTTAGTGTAAAGTCAGTCCTCATCACACACCAGAGGACACACTCGGGGGAGAAGCCCTATGTCTGCGGGGAGTGTGGGCGAGGCTTTAGCCAGAAGTCAGATCTCATCAAACACCAGAGGACACACTCGGGGGAGAAGCCCTATGTCTGCGGGGAGTGTGGGCGAGGCTTTAGCCAGAAGTCAGATCTCATCAAacaccagaggacacactcaggGGAGAAGCCCTATGTCTGCGGGGAGTGTGGGCGAGGCTTTAGCCAGAAGTCAGTCCTCATCAAacaccagaggacacactcaggGGAGAAGCCCTACAGCTGCGGGGAGTGTGGGCGAGGCTTTAGCCGGAAGTCAGTCCTCATCACacaccagaggacacactcaggGGAGAAGCCCTATGTCTGCGGGGAGTGTGGGCGAGGCTTTAGCCAGAAGTCAAACCTCATCACacaccagaggacacactcaggGGAGAAGCCCTATGTCTGCAGGGAGTGTGGGCGAGGCTTTAGCCGGAAGTCAAACCTCATCACacaccagaggacacactcaggGGAGAAGCCCTATGTCTGCGGGGAGTGTGGGCGAGGCTTTAGCCAGAAGTCAGTCCTCATCACacaccagaggacacactcaggGGAGAAGCCCTATGTCTGCAGGGAGTGTGGGCGAGGCTTTAGCCGGAAGTCAGTCCTCATCACacaccagaggacacactcaggGGAGAAGCCCTATGTCTGTGGGGAGTGTAGGCGAGGCTTTAGTGTAAAGTCAGCCCTCATTGGACATGGGAGAAGGAAATGCAGCAAGTCTGCTGAACCCTTACACTTCCCAAGAGTGTCAAGAGACCAGAAATAA